From one Deltaproteobacteria bacterium RBG_16_64_85 genomic stretch:
- a CDS encoding integration host factor subunit beta — protein MTKSDLVQKLSVQVTTLTKKECEVIVDTVFHHMKDALQRGEKIEIRGFGSFTVRVRRAKEGRNPKTGEKVSIPEKRIPFFKVGKELRELVNS, from the coding sequence ATGACGAAGAGCGATCTTGTTCAGAAATTGTCCGTGCAGGTAACGACCCTGACGAAGAAGGAGTGCGAGGTCATCGTGGACACGGTCTTCCACCACATGAAGGACGCCCTTCAGCGCGGGGAAAAGATCGAGATCCGCGGCTTCGGCAGTTTCACCGTCCGCGTCCGCCGCGCCAAGGAAGGGCGCAATCCCAAGACCGGGGAGAAGGTGTCGATCCCCGAGAAGCGGATCCCCTTCTTCAAGGTCGGCAAGGAACTCCGGGAACTGGTCAACTCCTGA
- a CDS encoding multidrug transporter, which yields MEIPQPSPRVRRPFLRGCAIVALVFVAFFVLIGIISRVDDWSLPTGNKVAVLPVTGLIADSESTIEQLRKFSKDDSVKAIVLRINSPGGGVGPSQEIYEEVRKLKGKKVVVASMGALAASGGYYIACAAQKIYANPGTITGSIGVIMQFVNVKDLIEKIGLKGMVVKSGVFKDIGSPVRDMKPEERELLQGVIDNVHSQFIGAVAEGRKMDREKVAKIADGRIFSGEQAKALGLVDALGNLEDAVAEAGKLAKIEGEPRVVTPPKKKLSILELLKEEAISIIGDKLTENRIRLESLAQ from the coding sequence ATGGAAATCCCTCAACCGTCGCCGCGAGTCCGCCGCCCGTTCCTGCGCGGATGCGCGATCGTGGCGCTGGTCTTCGTCGCCTTCTTCGTTCTCATCGGGATCATCTCGCGCGTGGACGACTGGTCTCTCCCGACCGGGAACAAGGTCGCGGTTTTGCCCGTCACGGGGCTGATCGCCGATTCCGAAAGCACGATCGAGCAGCTCAGGAAGTTCTCCAAGGACGATTCCGTCAAGGCGATCGTCCTCCGCATCAACTCCCCCGGCGGCGGGGTGGGGCCTTCCCAGGAGATCTACGAGGAGGTCAGAAAGCTGAAAGGAAAGAAGGTGGTCGTGGCGTCGATGGGCGCCTTGGCGGCCTCCGGCGGCTACTACATCGCCTGCGCCGCGCAGAAGATCTACGCCAATCCCGGAACGATCACCGGCTCCATCGGCGTGATCATGCAGTTCGTGAACGTCAAGGACCTGATCGAGAAAATCGGCCTCAAAGGGATGGTGGTCAAAAGCGGCGTCTTCAAGGACATCGGGTCCCCCGTGCGGGACATGAAGCCGGAGGAGCGGGAACTCCTCCAGGGCGTCATCGACAACGTGCACTCCCAGTTCATCGGGGCCGTCGCGGAGGGGCGGAAGATGGATCGCGAGAAGGTGGCGAAGATCGCGGACGGGCGGATCTTCTCCGGCGAGCAGGCGAAGGCCCTTGGGCTGGTCGACGCCCTCGGGAACCTGGAGGACGCCGTTGCGGAGGCGGGGAAGCTGGCCAAGATCGAAGGGGAGCCCCGCGTGGTGACCCCTCCGAAGAAAAAGCTCTCCATCCTGGAATTGCTAAAGGAAGAGGCGATCAGTATAATCGGTGACAAATTGACGGAAAATCGTATCCGCCTCGAATCCCTCGCACAATAA